Part of the Marinobacterium rhizophilum genome is shown below.
TGTTTTTCGCCGCCAAAGGAGAAGGCCCATACCGGACGCAGCTCCTTGACGGTATCGGCATTGAGTTTGGTCAGCGGGCTGTAGCGCTGCCCGCGCAGACCCATGCCGTAACTGACGACGTCCTCGGTTGTCGCCTGGTCATTCTGAATATCCTGATCGGTGACCCCGGCCTGGGCTATTCCGGTCATCGACATCGCGGCTACCAGGGTGGTAACGGCAAAGCCTTGGATGCAGCCAAATCTCTTCATCACAGTCTCCTCGCGGATTTCATTCTTATTAGAGCTGCGGGACGCGCTCCCGAACCTGACATGAATTCTTGAATTTGACGCCCAAACGAACAATTGCACCCCGGTAGCGGATTTCTAATCACTTGGTACTACTCCTGCCTTCAAACAGACGCCCGGCCAGGCTCCGCACACAGCCGCGGGTCCTGGGAAAGGCCTGCTCGGGCAAGGAACAGCGCAGCACGCCCCGCACTTCAAAATGACGCACGATGTCCTTCACCACATCGAGCCAGGCCCGACCTGGCCTGTGGCCCAGGCCATCCAGGCAGCAGGCTATCTGCGCCAGGTTGCGCCGGCCATCGCAGGCGCGCAGCACGTCCAGCGATACCGGGTCGAGGAACACCAGCTGGTGCGGTGCCTTGACCACCCAGCGCTGATGCCGGGGATCGAAATACAGCCGGCTGCCGGCGGCAAGGCTGGGTACCCGGCAGGGGCTCTCGGGTGTCATGCCTGCGAGTGTCATAACGCCTCCATGGCGGGAAAAGCCCCGGCGGAAAACCAGTGGGCATAGCCGGATGCATCGGCCGGGATCAGAACGCAGCCTCTTCGTAGGCCGGATACAGGTGGGCCACCGTGCGGGCGAACTCGTAGCGGGTCAGGCGAATGCCATCGAAGCGCCCATCGATCGGCAGTGCCATGACCTCGGTCATCGTCAGGCCCCGCTGCGCCGCCTGGCCCAGGGTCGCATCGAGCCAGGCAAGGTAGTCCTGCATCTGTGCGATGGCCTGGTGCCGGTCGTCGAGCGGGCCGTGTCCCGGCAGCAGCAGGCGATAATCCAGCGCGGCAAGCGTATCGAGTTCGTCACGCCAGTGCGCCAGGCCCGGGGTCTGGGGCGTGGTCAGGGCGCGCTGGTAAAACACCAGGTCACCAGCAAAGAGCACGCCGGTGGTTTCATCCAGCATCACCAGGTCCGCCCCCGTGTGCCCTTCGAACGCCAGAAACCGCAAACGGTGACCACCGAGCTCCAGTCGCCCGGCCGGCTGGATAGCCCCGGGCACCACCACTTCGGTACCGCGCATCCAGTCGCCCGTCAGGCCGTAGAGGTTGGTGGCGAAATCGTCGCCGTTCGCCCGAATCTGCTCGGCGGTACCGGCCAGGGCGCTGACGGGCGTATCGGCAAAGGCCTGATTACCCAGGAAATGGTCCGGGTGGGCATGGCTGTTGATTACCTTGACCACGGGCTTGTCGGTTACGCCTGCAATGGCCTGGCGCAGCTGCTGACCAAAACGCAGTGAAGGCCCGGTATCAAAGAGCACGACGCCAGCATCGGTCACGATAAAGGCCACATTGACGATATTACCGCCATTGGCCGTTGAAAAGGCTTCTCGCCGCCCTTCCACCAGCCAGGTGTCGGGGGCGATCAGGCGCGGCTCAAGCCGGTAGTCAAAAGGCGCGGCCGCATGGCCTGGCGCGGAACTGAACAGCAGCGCCAGCAGGCACAGGGAGAGGAACGTGCGCATATCAGCCTCCTGTCACCGGCGCGGCGACCGGCGTCTCGAATACATTGCCATTGT
Proteins encoded:
- a CDS encoding quinoprotein relay system zinc metallohydrolase 1; its protein translation is MRTFLSLCLLALLFSSAPGHAAAPFDYRLEPRLIAPDTWLVEGRREAFSTANGGNIVNVAFIVTDAGVVLFDTGPSLRFGQQLRQAIAGVTDKPVVKVINSHAHPDHFLGNQAFADTPVSALAGTAEQIRANGDDFATNLYGLTGDWMRGTEVVVPGAIQPAGRLELGGHRLRFLAFEGHTGADLVMLDETTGVLFAGDLVFYQRALTTPQTPGLAHWRDELDTLAALDYRLLLPGHGPLDDRHQAIAQMQDYLAWLDATLGQAAQRGLTMTEVMALPIDGRFDGIRLTRYEFARTVAHLYPAYEEAAF